The following are encoded together in the Streptomyces flavofungini genome:
- a CDS encoding ABC transporter permease subunit, with protein MAATQVLRSEWTKIRSVASTVWTLGLAAVVTIALGMLISILSKNDYDNLSREDKITFDPTYTSFAGTSLGQLAMIVFGVLVVSNEYNTGMIRTSLAAVPQRGTFLFSKVTVAALLALVVGLATSFVSFFLGQAMLGEYKAHLGDPGVLRAVFGGGIYMMLIAMFSMGVAAMLRSPMLSLGILMPFFFLISSILGNVSATKKIGRYLPDQAGSKIMQVKTPFDDDTPYGPWGGLGIMVAWTALALIGGYVLLKKRDA; from the coding sequence ATGGCCGCGACGCAGGTACTCAGATCGGAGTGGACCAAGATCCGCTCGGTCGCCTCGACCGTCTGGACGCTCGGCCTCGCCGCCGTCGTCACGATCGCCCTCGGCATGCTGATCAGCATCCTGTCCAAGAACGACTACGACAACCTCAGCCGCGAGGACAAGATCACCTTCGACCCGACGTACACCAGTTTCGCCGGGACGTCCCTCGGCCAGCTCGCGATGATCGTCTTCGGTGTCCTGGTCGTCTCCAACGAGTACAACACCGGCATGATCCGCACCTCCCTTGCGGCGGTCCCGCAGCGCGGCACGTTCCTGTTCAGCAAGGTCACGGTCGCCGCGCTGCTCGCGCTCGTGGTCGGCCTCGCCACCAGCTTCGTCTCGTTCTTCCTCGGCCAGGCCATGCTCGGCGAGTACAAGGCCCACCTCGGCGACCCGGGCGTACTGCGGGCGGTCTTCGGCGGCGGGATCTACATGATGCTGATCGCGATGTTCTCGATGGGCGTCGCCGCGATGCTGCGCAGCCCGATGCTGTCCCTCGGCATCCTGATGCCGTTCTTCTTCCTGATCTCCAGCATCCTCGGCAACGTGTCGGCGACGAAGAAGATCGGCCGCTACCTCCCCGACCAGGCCGGAAGCAAGATCATGCAGGTCAAGACGCCCTTCGACGACGACACCCCGTACGGACCCTGGGGCGGTCTCGGCATCATGGTGGCGTGGACGGCCCTGGCCCTCATCGGCGGCTACGTCCTGCTGAAGAAGCGCGACGCCTGA
- a CDS encoding ABC transporter ATP-binding protein: MIEAVGLTKRYGAKTAVYNLSFQVRPGTVTGFLGPNGSGKSTTMRMILGLDAPSQGQVTIGGYPYRKLPNAPRQVGALLDAKAVHGGRHARNHLLCLAQLSGIPARRVDEVLGVVGLQDVARKRSKGFSLGMGQRLGIAAALLGDPQVLLFDEPVNGLDPEGILWVRNLMKSLAAEGRTVFVSSHLMSEMALTAEHLIVIGRGQLLADMSVRDFISTNSADFARVRTPDTDPQQREKLTAALTEAGGQVLPEQDGALRVTGLPLPRISDLAHGADVRLWELSPHQASLEEAYMRMTQGAVDYRSTADQRAGLQQQLPPGAMAQQPQLPVPGQGQPGWYAPPSPQQGGQPFAMPQGAPPADATPYAAAPQPPAAAPSPEMTKRATDNEDAAR; encoded by the coding sequence ATGATCGAGGCAGTCGGCCTGACGAAGCGCTACGGCGCCAAGACAGCCGTGTACAACCTTTCCTTCCAGGTGCGGCCCGGCACCGTGACCGGCTTCCTCGGCCCCAACGGGTCCGGCAAGTCGACGACGATGCGCATGATCCTCGGGCTCGACGCGCCCTCGCAGGGGCAGGTGACGATCGGCGGCTACCCGTACCGCAAGCTGCCGAACGCGCCCCGCCAGGTCGGCGCCCTGCTCGACGCCAAGGCGGTGCACGGCGGCCGACACGCCCGCAACCACCTGCTGTGCCTGGCGCAGCTCTCCGGCATCCCCGCGCGGCGCGTGGACGAGGTGCTCGGGGTCGTCGGCCTGCAGGACGTGGCGCGCAAGCGCTCCAAGGGCTTCTCGCTCGGCATGGGCCAGCGCCTCGGCATCGCCGCCGCGCTGCTCGGCGACCCGCAGGTGCTGCTGTTCGACGAGCCGGTCAACGGTCTCGACCCCGAGGGCATCCTCTGGGTGCGCAACCTGATGAAGTCGCTCGCCGCGGAGGGACGTACCGTCTTCGTCTCCTCGCACCTGATGAGCGAGATGGCGCTGACCGCCGAGCACCTGATCGTGATCGGCCGCGGCCAGCTGCTCGCCGACATGAGCGTCAGGGACTTCATCTCGACGAACTCCGCCGACTTCGCCCGGGTGCGCACCCCGGACACCGACCCGCAGCAGCGCGAGAAGCTCACCGCCGCGCTCACCGAGGCCGGCGGCCAGGTGCTGCCCGAGCAGGACGGCGCGCTCCGCGTCACCGGCCTGCCGCTGCCCCGCATCAGCGACCTCGCGCACGGCGCGGACGTCCGCCTGTGGGAGCTCTCGCCGCACCAGGCCTCGCTCGAAGAGGCGTACATGCGCATGACGCAGGGCGCCGTCGACTACCGCTCCACCGCCGACCAGCGCGCGGGCCTGCAGCAGCAGCTCCCGCCCGGCGCCATGGCGCAGCAGCCCCAGCTGCCGGTGCCCGGCCAGGGCCAGCCCGGCTGGTACGCCCCGCCGTCGCCCCAGCAGGGCGGCCAGCCCTTCGCGATGCCGCAGGGCGCGCCGCCCGCCGACGCGACCCCGTACGCCGCCGCCCCCCAGCCCCCGGCCGCCGCCCCCTCCCCCGAGATGACCAAGCGCGCCACCGACAACGAGGATGCAGCCCGATGA
- a CDS encoding ABC transporter permease produces MAAAPAPAAPAPPSAWQQAMNNAYTSPIPIKKTNLGHALASEWTKIKSVRSTVWTLSIFLLLVIGIGLLAVANTQADDYRDVPFTVPAFFGLMLGQICLITLGVLVTSSEYGTGMIRTTFTASPQRHRVLAAKALIFFIVAFVASAGSILLVGLMASGAHSGPEAGDIAWGGTVVKGALYVSLLGVLALAVGSMLRHSAGAITTMLGVVLVPAILPGFLGIWESTQKLGDKMADYNAINSLAKIFRVDGLDSTSTGTSQLMLLVVITAAAVIGAFALLEKRDV; encoded by the coding sequence ATGGCGGCCGCCCCCGCGCCCGCCGCCCCGGCCCCGCCGTCGGCCTGGCAGCAGGCGATGAACAACGCCTACACCTCGCCGATCCCGATCAAGAAGACCAACCTGGGTCACGCCCTCGCCTCCGAGTGGACGAAGATCAAGTCGGTCCGCTCCACGGTGTGGACGCTGAGCATCTTCCTGCTCCTCGTCATCGGCATCGGCCTGCTCGCCGTCGCCAACACGCAGGCCGACGACTACCGCGACGTGCCGTTCACGGTCCCCGCGTTCTTCGGTCTGATGCTCGGCCAGATCTGCCTGATCACGCTGGGCGTCCTGGTGACGTCGTCCGAGTACGGCACCGGCATGATCCGCACCACCTTCACGGCGTCGCCGCAGCGCCACCGCGTCCTCGCGGCGAAGGCCCTGATCTTCTTCATCGTCGCCTTCGTGGCGTCCGCGGGCTCGATCCTCCTCGTGGGCCTGATGGCGTCGGGCGCGCACAGCGGCCCGGAGGCGGGCGACATCGCCTGGGGCGGCACGGTCGTCAAGGGCGCCCTGTACGTCTCGCTGCTCGGGGTGCTCGCGCTCGCGGTCGGCTCCATGCTGCGCCACTCCGCCGGTGCCATCACGACGATGCTCGGCGTGGTCCTGGTCCCCGCGATCCTGCCGGGCTTCCTCGGCATCTGGGAGAGCACCCAGAAGCTCGGCGACAAGATGGCCGACTACAACGCCATCAACTCGCTCGCCAAGATCTTCCGGGTCGACGGCCTGGACAGCACCAGCACGGGGACGTCGCAGCTGATGCTGCTCGTCGTGATCACGGCCGCCGCCGTGATCGGCGCCTTCGCCCTCCTGGAGAAGCGCGACGTCTGA
- a CDS encoding ATP/GTP-binding protein, which yields MSPRRNRPKGAADPRPGQAAGGAEPSGRYGGFQRAESWQGEDWSVRHVAGASAAGKTYRCPGCDQEIPSGLAHVVAWPEHSGVDERRHWHTACWNAKDRRTTRVRRSRNAPRY from the coding sequence GTGTCGCCGCGTCGCAACCGCCCCAAGGGCGCCGCAGATCCGAGGCCCGGCCAGGCCGCCGGGGGCGCGGAGCCGTCCGGCCGCTACGGCGGCTTCCAGCGCGCCGAGAGCTGGCAGGGCGAGGACTGGAGCGTGCGCCACGTCGCGGGCGCGAGCGCGGCAGGCAAGACCTACCGCTGCCCGGGCTGCGACCAGGAGATCCCCTCCGGGCTCGCGCACGTGGTCGCCTGGCCCGAGCACTCGGGCGTGGACGAGCGCAGGCACTGGCACACGGCGTGCTGGAACGCGAAGGACCGCCGCACCACGCGGGTGCGGCGGTCCCGTAACGCGCCGAGGTACTGA
- a CDS encoding LLM class flavin-dependent oxidoreductase produces MRLGSFVLAAQFPGQGHGEALHRAVRSVEVAEEAGLDSAWLAEHHFVPYGTCPSAITLAALLLGRTRRIRVGTAVSVLPTVHPVALGEQAALLHLTSGGRFSLGVGRGGPWVDLEVFGSGLEAYEKGFPESLDLLLSWLSGAGRVAGPGGRFAFRDVAVVPRPTEPVGGSSAPFPDLPEPPAPDRIGPSAGPEVIVACTSPSSVRLAAARGLPMLLGMHVGDEEKAEMVALWGRHARAAGRTPDEVARAAHVSAGVVQIADRRVEANETLTKAMPGWLKYGLDAHVTVDGRVRAMRDPLGYTELLCGIHPVGTPQVCADRLAATSERTGITRFALLVEGSGDLATTEENVRRLGTEVLPQLT; encoded by the coding sequence ATGCGCTTAGGAAGTTTTGTGCTGGCCGCCCAGTTCCCGGGCCAGGGCCACGGGGAAGCACTGCACCGCGCCGTGCGGTCCGTCGAAGTGGCCGAGGAAGCGGGTCTCGATTCGGCCTGGCTCGCCGAACACCACTTCGTGCCGTACGGCACCTGTCCTTCCGCGATCACACTCGCGGCCCTGCTGCTCGGACGCACCCGGCGCATCCGCGTCGGCACGGCCGTCAGCGTGCTGCCCACCGTCCACCCCGTGGCCCTCGGCGAGCAGGCCGCGCTGCTGCACCTCACCTCCGGCGGGCGCTTCTCGCTGGGCGTGGGCCGCGGCGGCCCCTGGGTGGACCTGGAGGTCTTCGGCTCGGGCCTCGAGGCGTACGAGAAGGGGTTCCCGGAATCCCTCGACCTGCTGCTCAGCTGGCTCAGCGGGGCGGGCCGGGTGGCGGGCCCCGGCGGCCGGTTCGCCTTCCGTGACGTCGCGGTCGTGCCCCGCCCGACCGAGCCCGTCGGCGGCTCCTCGGCCCCGTTCCCCGACCTGCCCGAACCGCCGGCGCCCGACCGCATCGGGCCGTCCGCGGGCCCCGAGGTGATCGTCGCGTGCACCTCGCCGTCCAGCGTCCGCCTCGCCGCGGCCCGCGGCCTTCCGATGCTGCTCGGCATGCACGTGGGTGACGAGGAGAAGGCCGAAATGGTGGCGTTGTGGGGCAGGCACGCGCGAGCCGCGGGGCGCACGCCGGACGAGGTGGCGCGGGCCGCGCACGTCTCGGCCGGGGTCGTGCAGATCGCGGACCGCCGCGTGGAGGCCAACGAGACGCTCACGAAGGCGATGCCGGGCTGGCTGAAGTACGGCCTGGACGCCCATGTCACGGTCGACGGCCGTGTCCGAGCCATGCGCGACCCGCTCGGATACACGGAACTGCTCTGCGGCATCCACCCCGTGGGCACACCCCAGGTCTGCGCGGACCGCCTCGCGGCGACCTCGGAGCGTACCGGCATCACGCGCTTCGCGTTGCTCGTGGAGGGCTCGGGCGACCTGGCGACCACAGAGGAGAACGTACGCCGCCTGGGCACGGAAGTACTCCCACAACTGACATAG
- a CDS encoding SCO5389 family protein translates to MSLDVSPALLEQAERGEVDEAAFVDCVRTSLPYAWEMVSSLVAQLKVDGGEFADNQTPPPDEQARGQLLRALASDAIRGALQRHFGVRLAFQNCHRVAVFPLDGSADDRLAKFTSIRGQLLNQSPELRDC, encoded by the coding sequence ATGTCGCTCGACGTCTCACCGGCACTGTTGGAACAGGCCGAGCGAGGCGAGGTCGACGAAGCAGCATTCGTCGACTGCGTCCGGACCTCCCTGCCTTACGCGTGGGAGATGGTCAGCTCCCTGGTGGCTCAGTTGAAGGTCGACGGCGGCGAGTTCGCCGACAACCAGACGCCGCCGCCGGACGAGCAGGCGCGCGGTCAGTTGCTCCGCGCGCTCGCGAGTGACGCGATTCGCGGCGCCCTGCAGCGCCACTTCGGGGTCCGCCTGGCGTTCCAGAACTGCCACCGTGTGGCGGTCTTCCCGCTGGACGGCTCCGCGGACGACAGGCTGGCCAAGTTCACATCGATCCGTGGCCAGTTGCTGAATCAGTCGCCCGAGCTTCGCGACTGCTGA
- the nucS gene encoding endonuclease NucS yields MRLVIARCSVDYAGRLTAHLPSAPRLILVKADGSVSIHADDRAYKPLNWMSPPCTLKEGSGDDAGVWTVVNKAGEKLIITMEEVLHDSSHELGVDPGLIKDGVEAHLQELLADRIETLGEGYTLIRREYMTAIGPVDILCRDADGQTVAVEIKRRGEIDGVEQLTRYLELLNRDPHLAPVRGVFAAQEIKPQARVLATDRGIGCAVLDYDALRGIEDDKLRLF; encoded by the coding sequence ATGCGTCTCGTCATCGCCCGCTGCTCCGTGGACTACGCGGGCCGGCTCACCGCCCACCTCCCGTCGGCCCCCCGCCTGATCCTCGTCAAGGCGGACGGAAGCGTCTCCATTCACGCTGACGACCGGGCCTACAAGCCCCTCAACTGGATGTCGCCGCCGTGCACCCTGAAGGAGGGATCCGGCGACGACGCCGGTGTGTGGACCGTCGTCAACAAGGCGGGCGAGAAGCTCATCATCACCATGGAGGAGGTCCTGCACGACTCCTCACACGAACTGGGTGTCGACCCCGGCCTCATCAAGGACGGCGTGGAAGCACACCTGCAGGAGCTGCTCGCCGACCGGATCGAGACACTCGGTGAGGGATATACGCTGATCCGTCGCGAGTACATGACGGCGATCGGCCCGGTCGACATCCTCTGCCGCGACGCCGACGGGCAGACGGTCGCCGTCGAGATCAAGCGCCGCGGCGAGATCGACGGCGTCGAGCAACTGACCCGGTATCTGGAGTTGTTGAACCGCGACCCGCACCTGGCTCCGGTCAGGGGCGTCTTCGCCGCCCAGGAGATCAAGCCGCAGGCACGCGTACTCGCCACCGACCGCGGCATCGGCTGCGCCGTCCTCGACTACGACGCGCTGCGCGGCATCGAGGACGACAAGCTGCGCCTGTTCTGA
- a CDS encoding ATP-binding protein, giving the protein MDPMNRGPEEYGHDGDDRDDAGIGREGTHDDSATAPEHQSPQDAPPGPPAPGPSATADFGPPTVARTVQVVSGDFLLTVNPVDGSEIEPCPPGEQPGHPPRHSAVERAERRRAAQPPVPPGPALPRLPLLERQEERERLVRLLARGRSVRLTGPAGSGRTALLAAVAEDCADLAPDGVIRLSGYHRTVGDLLYDLFAAVYDAPLHRPDPALLRELLRDIGAVVVLDDLEFGGAALEELLDATPECAFLVAATPDIAAPAPESHLEEVFLGGLGRGGGLELLERVVGRVLTDDEANWAGDLWFESEGLPLRFVQAGALLRQRDRLLADPGAFDEYGPDQGPGGYDAPFDAADHDVPLPSLADGAAPAALLASRLSASARAALRLAVALGGELPHPAHLPALVGDTHADAALAELVDCALVTPVGGHYRLAAGVRTQLEGAGYADDAAANAQSAARHYAWWAGHPSVSPERVAAESDAVLAALTALVTGPGAGADSGGTEPSAAVLLARTAAPAFAGGLNWGAWERALRSGQEASRTSGEVAEEAYFHHELGILALCAGRLDRARAELEASIGLRGALADKRGMIAGRRALALVADRSGGLLPDGHAMAGEEVPDARYEESASPPGGIPTAFALPAPPPPPEPDTVVTRQPVPAGHGSAAGSGAGSGSTRRSIVRGTRRNLVAAGAGALLVAVLGTVVTLGATSDKDDGPPERVRTDQSASAGDDDGGLGADKPSDGDSAGPADPGKDGVPGTSDDPKPGPSGRPSRSDDPKDPSDKPSGKPTKPSDKPSGKPTKPTDKPTKPTHKPTKPTKPPTKPPTTPPTTPPTTPTTPPPTTPTTPPSSPDTSTSASGPSTSSPVTSDPATGGTSGSASSSVA; this is encoded by the coding sequence ATGGACCCGATGAACCGGGGACCCGAAGAGTACGGCCACGACGGTGACGACCGCGACGACGCGGGGATCGGCCGCGAGGGCACGCACGACGACAGCGCGACAGCACCCGAGCACCAGAGCCCGCAGGACGCACCGCCGGGCCCGCCCGCACCGGGCCCCTCGGCCACGGCCGACTTCGGGCCGCCCACCGTCGCCCGCACCGTACAAGTGGTGTCCGGCGACTTCCTGCTCACCGTGAACCCCGTCGACGGCAGCGAGATAGAGCCCTGCCCGCCGGGGGAGCAGCCCGGCCACCCGCCCAGGCACTCCGCCGTCGAGCGCGCCGAACGCCGCCGCGCCGCGCAGCCGCCCGTGCCGCCGGGCCCCGCCCTGCCCCGGCTGCCGCTGCTCGAACGGCAGGAGGAGCGCGAACGCCTGGTGCGCCTCCTCGCCCGCGGCCGCTCCGTGCGCCTCACCGGCCCCGCCGGATCCGGCCGCACGGCGCTGCTCGCCGCCGTCGCCGAGGACTGCGCCGACCTCGCCCCCGACGGCGTGATCCGCCTCAGCGGCTACCACCGCACCGTGGGCGACCTCCTGTACGACCTCTTCGCCGCCGTCTACGACGCGCCCCTGCACCGCCCCGACCCGGCCCTGCTGCGCGAACTGCTCCGCGACATCGGCGCCGTCGTCGTCCTCGACGACCTGGAGTTCGGCGGCGCCGCCCTCGAAGAGCTCCTGGACGCGACTCCCGAGTGCGCCTTCCTCGTCGCCGCGACGCCCGACATCGCCGCACCCGCGCCCGAGTCCCACCTCGAAGAGGTCTTCCTCGGCGGCCTCGGCCGCGGCGGCGGCCTGGAACTCCTCGAGCGCGTCGTCGGCCGCGTCCTCACCGACGACGAGGCCAACTGGGCCGGGGACCTCTGGTTCGAGTCGGAGGGCCTGCCGCTGCGCTTCGTCCAGGCGGGAGCCCTGCTGCGCCAGCGCGACCGGCTCCTCGCCGACCCCGGCGCCTTCGACGAGTACGGCCCCGACCAGGGCCCCGGCGGCTACGACGCGCCCTTCGACGCCGCCGACCACGACGTCCCGCTGCCGTCCCTCGCCGACGGCGCCGCGCCCGCCGCGCTGCTCGCCTCCCGGCTCAGCGCCTCCGCGCGCGCCGCGCTGCGCCTCGCCGTCGCGCTCGGCGGCGAACTGCCGCACCCCGCCCACCTGCCCGCGCTCGTCGGCGACACCCACGCCGACGCCGCGCTCGCCGAGCTGGTCGACTGCGCCCTCGTCACCCCGGTCGGCGGCCACTACCGCCTCGCGGCCGGGGTGCGCACCCAGCTGGAGGGCGCCGGATACGCCGACGACGCCGCCGCGAACGCCCAGTCCGCCGCCCGGCACTACGCCTGGTGGGCCGGGCACCCCTCGGTGTCCCCCGAGCGGGTCGCCGCCGAGTCCGACGCGGTCCTCGCCGCGCTCACCGCCCTGGTCACCGGCCCCGGCGCCGGGGCCGACAGCGGCGGAACCGAGCCGTCCGCCGCGGTGCTCCTGGCCCGCACCGCCGCGCCCGCCTTCGCCGGGGGACTGAACTGGGGCGCCTGGGAGCGGGCGCTGCGGTCCGGGCAGGAGGCCTCACGGACCTCCGGCGAGGTCGCCGAAGAGGCCTACTTCCACCATGAGCTCGGCATCCTCGCGCTCTGCGCCGGACGCCTCGACCGGGCCCGCGCCGAGCTGGAAGCCTCCATCGGCCTGCGCGGCGCGCTCGCCGACAAGCGCGGCATGATCGCGGGCCGCAGGGCGCTCGCCCTGGTCGCCGACCGCTCCGGCGGGCTGCTGCCGGACGGCCACGCGATGGCGGGCGAGGAGGTGCCGGACGCCCGGTACGAGGAGTCGGCGTCCCCGCCCGGCGGCATCCCCACCGCGTTCGCTCTGCCCGCGCCACCGCCACCGCCGGAGCCCGACACCGTCGTCACCCGCCAGCCCGTCCCCGCGGGCCACGGCTCGGCCGCGGGCTCCGGGGCCGGTTCCGGATCGACGCGCCGCTCGATCGTGCGCGGTACGCGGCGCAACCTGGTCGCGGCCGGGGCGGGCGCGCTGCTCGTCGCGGTGCTCGGCACGGTGGTGACGCTCGGCGCGACCTCCGACAAGGACGACGGGCCGCCCGAACGGGTGCGCACCGACCAGTCGGCCAGCGCGGGCGACGACGACGGCGGCCTCGGCGCGGACAAGCCGAGCGACGGCGACTCGGCAGGACCGGCCGACCCCGGCAAGGACGGGGTGCCCGGCACCTCCGACGACCCGAAGCCCGGCCCGAGCGGCAGGCCTTCGCGGAGCGACGACCCTAAGGACCCGTCGGACAAGCCGAGCGGCAAGCCGACGAAGCCGTCGGACAAGCCGAGCGGCAAGCCGACCAAGCCGACGGACAAGCCCACGAAGCCGACGCACAAGCCGACCAAGCCCACGAAGCCGCCGACGAAGCCGCCCACGACTCCGCCGACGACCCCGCCCACCACGCCGACGACGCCGCCGCCGACCACCCCGACGACGCCGCCGTCCTCACCGGACACCTCCACCTCGGCGAGCGGCCCGTCGACGTCGAGCCCGGTCACCTCCGACCCGGCGACGGGCGGCACGTCCGGGTCCGCCTCCTCGTCGGTGGCCTGA